One Algoriphagus sp. Y33 genomic window, CGGCAGCTTGTTTTTTTGATCTTCCAAAAACTTAAAAATCCTATCGTCCAGCTCACCCAGAGTATCGTCAAGATCCGCTTCGACAAAATCTGAATTAACCAAATAACTAATACCATAAGCAATACCGGCCAGACCACTTTCAAAATCCAAAGAAAGTTTGGCTTCGCTTAGCTTCTCTAAAATCTCTACTACCAGATTTTCCGCTGCCTCCAAAAATTCCTGGGTTTCGGTCTTCTTTGCCAAGTGATATAAGTAAATACTCAATCCCAGCTTTCCGTGCAGCAAGCCCAACCCATTTTCTTCCTTGGCATTTTCCAATAGAAGTTCGTTGATTTTATGAAGTTGTTTCAATGCTTGTTTCATATTACTAAATTTTATAGTGTATCCACATGAATGCATGTGACAGAATTAATGTCGTTTATAACCAGTGAAAATCCCCCTACCCCCTTTGAAAAAGGGGGAGTTGCCAAATAGGAACTTCTATAGTTTCTGCAAAACCCATACATGTAGTTACACGGTTATGCATATGATTTATTAATACTCTGTCACCGATTTCAACTTAAAAAACAGCCTTTCAGCCACACTCAGGTCTTCTGTAATGATCTCCGCCGTACCCAGCAGTTCTTGCTTCAGCTGTATCTCCTTTCCGTAGGAGGTTTCCATACCAGCTGGAAGAGAACAATACACCAGATAATTCCCTTCCTCATCAGGAGAAACTGAAATACTCCCTACTTCTCCTCGAAGGGTTCCAAATTGTTGAAAAGGGAAATTATCCAACTTGATCAACACCCGCTGTCCTATGGTGATTTTGCCTGTATTTTGCGAAGAGACAATCATTTTACCCAGAAGTTCTGACCGCTGCTCAGGCAGTATGGAAAAGACTTGTTCACCTGCCTGGACAAATTGATGCTCTCCCCATACTCCCTGGAAGCTAACCTCTCCATCGGTAGAGGAAACCAGCACATAATTATTCTCCCATTCTTTTACTACCCGTTTCAAACCATGATAGGACTGGATAAGATTAATTAAGGCTCTGGACTCATCCTGTTCTTTGGACACTTGTGTACTTTTAAGCGTTTGCCCCGCATTGACTAAAGCTTCCTGAAGCTGGGAAATGCTTATGGTCATTCCATTTACCTGTTCCTGCATCTGAAGGTATTCCATCTCCCGGCTCTCAAAGTCTTTGGATGCAATTACCCCGTCTTCATAGAGTATCTTGTTTCGTTTAAAATCGGTCTCTACCAGACTAACCTTTCTCTCCAAAATTTCCTTTTGAGCCATTTGGCTTGTGAGCCGTTCATGGATTTCCTGAATAGACTGCCGGTTCCCTTCCAGCTGGACCAGGGATGGCTGAAGCCTTTCGAGCAGTCTGAATTCCATATAGCTTCGCTCAAACTCCACAAATGCCAGTTCTATTTCTCCCAAGACCGCATTTGAAAGAGAATCCAACGGGAAGAAAAACCCATTGTTCTTCCCAAAGGGAATGTCTTTCAGCATCTTTTTCAATAACAATACGCTTTGCACATCAGAGGTGCTTTTTATACTGGCCAATGACTGACCGGCCTGTACTTTTTCGCCATTGTCCACCCATAGCTTATCAATCTGCCCTGAACTTCTCGCTATAATCTTTTCAGTTGGTTCCACTGTGGTAACCATTACCCTAGACATAATAAAATCGGGGTATTTGATGAAAAAGGACAAAAAAATCAATCCACAGGTAATCAAAAACACCAGCGTGATTCCCCACCGGATCAGCCAGGCAGGAGGAGTTGTAATAATCTCCTGAACCTCTTCGGATCTGAGCTGTAGATTGTCAATGCTTGGGGGGCTTTCTGGCATAACTAGTTTTCTCTAATTTTTTCCAGTTCCAATTGATTTTTCACCAGATTATAATACACACCAGCTTGTAAAACCAATTCTTCATGGGTTCCTGTCTCCTTAATTCTCCCTTCATCCATCACGATGATCTGGTCTGCATTTCTTACCGTACTGAGCCGATGGGCGATAATGAAAACCGTCTTCCCTTTCAAAAATCTATTTAAATTTTCCATTACAATACGTTCATTTTTGGCATCTAAGGCAGAGGTTGCTTCGTCAAAAAAAAGAATCTCCGGATTTTTATACACTGCACGGGCAATAAACAGACGTTGCTTTTGCCCGGTACTGATCCCTACTCCCTCATTCCCAATTTTAGTATTGAATCTAAGGGGTAGGGATTGGATAAAGTCATAGATATTGGCAGTCTGGGAAGCCACGACCAGTCGATCGAGGTCGATCACTTCTTCTCCCACCGCTATATTTGAGGCAATGGTATCATTGAATATGTAGCCTTCCTGCATTACGACTCCACAATGGTCTCTCCAGCTCCGGGGTGAGATGGAATCAAAACCATGTCTCCCATAGCGGATTTCCCCCTTAGTCGGTTCGTAAAATTTAAGGAGGAGTTTCATCAGAGTGGTTTTCCCGCATCCGCTGGCCCCCACTACTGCTGTGATCTTTTGCGAAGGAACACACAGGCTGAGTTCTTGGAGGACATTTTCATCAGCTCCCAAATACCGAAAACTGAGCTTTTCAACACTTAAATCCTCCCCGGGTATGATCTCATGGACTAGTTGCCTGTTGCGGCTTTCCTCATCTTCTTTGTCGTGGATCTCGTTGAGCCGTTCCAAGCTGATCTTTGCATCCTGATAAGTACGCACAAAGCTCACGATACCCATAATCGGACCGTTCAACTGGCCGATGATATACTGGAGAGATAACATCATACCCAAAGTAAGCTGTCCCTCTATCACCAAAAGTGCAGAGGCAAAGGTCACAAAAATATTTTTCAGCTCATTGATTACAGAAGATCCGACACCTTGGGTCTGCTCCAAAGCGAGTGTCTTGATAGAAACATTGAAGAGACTGGCCTGCACAAACTCCCATTTCCAGCGCTTTTGGGTTTCGGCATTGTGTAGCTTGATCTCCTGCATGCCATTGATCAACTCGATTACGGTACTTTGCTCCTGGCTAAGCTGGGCAAAGCGCATGTAATCCAGCTCTTTTCTCCGCTTTAGGAAATAGAGAATCCATAGGATATAGACTACGCTTCCTCCCATAAATATCAGGAAGATCATAGGGCTGTAATACATCAGCACCCCACCGAACACAAAAAGGTTAAAAAAAGAAAAGAAGGTGTTCAATGCCGTGCCTGTCAGCAGGTTTTCTATCCGGCTATGATCTCCGATTCGCTGCATAATATCCCCGGTCATCCGCGTATCAAAGAAGGAAATTGGCAGGTTCATCAACTTGATAAAAAAATCGGATACCAGAGAGATATTGACTCGGGTACTGAGGTGTAGCAGAATCCAACTCCTAAAAACTTCAACACTTGTCCGGCCAAAAAACAACATCACCTGTGCTATCAATATTAGGTAGATAAATCCTACGTCCTGGTTTTGAATCCCAATATCAACTATACTCTGGGTCAAAAATGGAAAAATCAACTGGAGAAGGCTACCCACTAACAAACCAATACCCAGTTGAACGATCAAGCTCTTATACTTGAACAGGTACTTGAAAAGAAAACCCAATGAGCGCTTATCCGCACTCTCCCATTTCATTTTTTTGAATCTGGGGGTGGGTTCAAGAAGCAAGGTAATTCCTTCCTTACTCTCTTCCGTGGCATTGTTACCTATCCACCGGGAGATAAACTCTTCTTTCGTAAGGTGAATTAACCCATACGCCGGATCTGAAAGATAAACCTTCCCCTTATTGATTTTATATACTACCACAAAGTGGTTCTTGTCCCAGTGTACAATTAAGGGCAACTGAGCCTGCTCCAACCTTTTAAAATCCAGTTTAGCACCTATGGTCTTAAAACCAATTGCTTCTGCTGCATCACTAAGCTTAAGCAAGTTGCTTCCGGATCGGGTAGTCTCGGATAGGGTTCGGATTTCCTGGAGAGAGATCAGCTTGCCGTAGTGCTTTGCAATGATTCTCAGACAGGTCGGCCCGCAGTCCTTTGAGTCGGGTTGTTTATAAAATGGAAATGAGACTTTCAAATTTACTTTAATTCAACTATTCCAATTGAAGGATTTAATTCTTCTGAAGAACTATCAAAAAAAACTCCTTCTTGAATAAAATAAAAAATGTCATTAGCTAAGTCTAAAGGCTTTAACTGAAGGCGATTTCCCTGTTCATTCAAGATCCCCCTTTTAAAATTGTAACCAATTCCGTTATCTATATTATATATAAATAACATAGGAATTTTATTTCTAGAATATTGACACAGCAGGTATGAAGTGGAGTACATTACATTATAAAGATCAATTGTCTTAACATCATCACTAGACATAGTAGGGTCTTCAAAATTAAATTTCATTATAGGCACTACCGAATCTGCATCAATCTTATATAACGTATCTCTAATAAATTTTTCACTAATTAACACTGGGGTATACAGAAACAATCCGTTATTATTTTTAGAAATATAATTCTTAGTTGTAAAGCCTGAATACGTATTTTTCTTATGAATTTCAGTCCTAAAAAGGACACTATCTATAAGATCAAGAGATGTATTCAAACTATATACAAAAGTCTGACTAGAGTACCCTGTTCCTACCTGAATTCCACTTTTTTTAGATATTACTAACGGCTCACTCCCTTCAACACTTAAATATTGAATAAAAAATGGGAATTTTTTTTCTTTAATAAACTCATGTTCATTTGAATAAACTTGCAATTTTCTCTGGGAGCCCAAATATATCAATCCAGAATTATCAATTGCTACTGAATAAGCTCTAGAATATTCTTCTGGGCCATCACCTAATTTACCTAAAATATTCAAGAATTTCCCCTCTGAGTCAAAAATCAAGACCTTTCCACTCACATCTCTCACATATAAGTTCCCATTTGAATACTTAACTTCCATAATTGATGTCAAATAGGAACCATCGGTTGTTTCAAGCTGAATATATTTTATTGACTTTGCTAAATCCTCTATCAACAATTCTGAATCAGTATCAGGAATATCAATCGAATGCAAATCATTCGAAATAGAGTTCGAACACGCTGCACTTAAATAAAGAAAAACAATACAAACAATTAATAGTTTAAAACTAGAAGGAAACAAAATTAAATTCTTAAACCTATATTTCAGCATACCAAAATATTAATATTTTAAAATAAATTCGATATTATTAACCCAGTAGTTAAATGGTAAGCCATCGAACTGATGGCTTACCATTTAATTATGAAAATTAATCAAAATTTTACGCCTCGACGCAACTAACATCCTGATCAATAGGACATCCAGAATCGTCTACGGGGTCTCCATCAGTCATTACAGTAAAAGGTTCACCTCCATTGCAGGTACAATTATAAAAAGTACCTCCAATAATAGTAGCTAATTGAGTACGATCAAGTAACTCCTCAGGAAACAGATTCATTTTTTTAAAATTAGAATTTTTCATGCTAATAAAATTATTATTATAAAATTTCCCAGACAAATTAGGGCACCTGGGAGTATGCCCATCCGTCGCGACCGAATATTTTTAGGACAAATACAAGCACACTTGTATTTGTAACTTAGACAAGTATAAATTTCAAATCCATCACTTTAAATTCACTAGGAAGCTCATAACCATTAATAAACAGGGTCGGCGTATAGGAAATCTGTTCTTTATTGCACCAGTCCTCCATTTCTTTCACCCTTTCTTCTTGAAGCCTAAGCTCTCCATTCATCGGATAGTTAGCGGCAAATCTTCCATAATCTTTTTTCTCTGATCCGTACCAGTCGTCCAACGCCTGGCGGGTAAGGTTTGAATCACCATTACTTTCTATAGCAAGTAAATGCCGAACTGTTTTTTCTTTTTGCTCATCTCCACTCGCAGGTGTAAAAATGATCTGAAGGTCTATATTTCCTCTATCAACGAGACTTTCCAATACAGGATGAACCCAGGCACATGGGGCACAGTATGGATTGCACACTTTAATAACTTGGTATTTAGGTTTTTCACCCTTCAGTAATATCCCAAGCCCCCGAGGCTCACTCTTGATCTTTTTCGATCGCGAAAGAGACAATTCAAACAATTCCTTATTGCTTTTGAGTTTGGCAAGTTCTCTTTGGGTTTTATAG contains:
- a CDS encoding peptidase domain-containing ABC transporter yields the protein MKVSFPFYKQPDSKDCGPTCLRIIAKHYGKLISLQEIRTLSETTRSGSNLLKLSDAAEAIGFKTIGAKLDFKRLEQAQLPLIVHWDKNHFVVVYKINKGKVYLSDPAYGLIHLTKEEFISRWIGNNATEESKEGITLLLEPTPRFKKMKWESADKRSLGFLFKYLFKYKSLIVQLGIGLLVGSLLQLIFPFLTQSIVDIGIQNQDVGFIYLILIAQVMLFFGRTSVEVFRSWILLHLSTRVNISLVSDFFIKLMNLPISFFDTRMTGDIMQRIGDHSRIENLLTGTALNTFFSFFNLFVFGGVLMYYSPMIFLIFMGGSVVYILWILYFLKRRKELDYMRFAQLSQEQSTVIELINGMQEIKLHNAETQKRWKWEFVQASLFNVSIKTLALEQTQGVGSSVINELKNIFVTFASALLVIEGQLTLGMMLSLQYIIGQLNGPIMGIVSFVRTYQDAKISLERLNEIHDKEDEESRNRQLVHEIIPGEDLSVEKLSFRYLGADENVLQELSLCVPSQKITAVVGASGCGKTTLMKLLLKFYEPTKGEIRYGRHGFDSISPRSWRDHCGVVMQEGYIFNDTIASNIAVGEEVIDLDRLVVASQTANIYDFIQSLPLRFNTKIGNEGVGISTGQKQRLFIARAVYKNPEILFFDEATSALDAKNERIVMENLNRFLKGKTVFIIAHRLSTVRNADQIIVMDEGRIKETGTHEELVLQAGVYYNLVKNQLELEKIREN
- a CDS encoding HlyD family secretion protein, whose product is MPESPPSIDNLQLRSEEVQEIITTPPAWLIRWGITLVFLITCGLIFLSFFIKYPDFIMSRVMVTTVEPTEKIIARSSGQIDKLWVDNGEKVQAGQSLASIKSTSDVQSVLLLKKMLKDIPFGKNNGFFFPLDSLSNAVLGEIELAFVEFERSYMEFRLLERLQPSLVQLEGNRQSIQEIHERLTSQMAQKEILERKVSLVETDFKRNKILYEDGVIASKDFESREMEYLQMQEQVNGMTISISQLQEALVNAGQTLKSTQVSKEQDESRALINLIQSYHGLKRVVKEWENNYVLVSSTDGEVSFQGVWGEHQFVQAGEQVFSILPEQRSELLGKMIVSSQNTGKITIGQRVLIKLDNFPFQQFGTLRGEVGSISVSPDEEGNYLVYCSLPAGMETSYGKEIQLKQELLGTAEIITEDLSVAERLFFKLKSVTEY
- a CDS encoding 6-bladed beta-propeller yields the protein MHSIDIPDTDSELLIEDLAKSIKYIQLETTDGSYLTSIMEVKYSNGNLYVRDVSGKVLIFDSEGKFLNILGKLGDGPEEYSRAYSVAIDNSGLIYLGSQRKLQVYSNEHEFIKEKKFPFFIQYLSVEGSEPLVISKKSGIQVGTGYSSQTFVYSLNTSLDLIDSVLFRTEIHKKNTYSGFTTKNYISKNNNGLFLYTPVLISEKFIRDTLYKIDADSVVPIMKFNFEDPTMSSDDVKTIDLYNVMYSTSYLLCQYSRNKIPMLFIYNIDNGIGYNFKRGILNEQGNRLQLKPLDLANDIFYFIQEGVFFDSSSEELNPSIGIVELK